CCCAAAACGATTTCAGGCATGTGGAACCTCAAAACACATTGAACAGGTATTTTGGTGTCTATGGAGATGCGTCAAGCTTCACCGTTTCTGAAAATCATTTCAATGATATGTTCAGGTCTATTGATATTACCAATAACAGCAATGTGGTAACCATAGAGGATAATACTATCAAGCTTAATAAATTAAAAACCAGCTATGATATTTATCAAATACGCAACACCAACTGCTTAAAACCTGTGCTTATTTATGAAAATGAAATGGATAACGGCCTAGCTGATAATTCATTTGCAGGTGCTATTTATTGTGCAAACACTATACGTACCCACATTAAAGACAATAAAATCAACGGGCACTCGGTGGGTATTATGGCCTCAAATACTGATGATATTCATATTGCTACTAATGAAATAACCAATAGTATGAATTTGGGTATCGGGTTAATGAGCACCCGCGGTTCAATTGTAGGTTGCAATACCATTAACTCAATGGTTACCACCAGCAATGCGCCAATAGGTATCAGAGAGTATTATGGCGACGGAACTTCAAGTATTTATGCTAACTGTATATTTAATATGCACACAGCCATTGACTTGAAGGGTATAGGCGCTGCTCCACAATTACCAGCATTGTACAATAACTATATGTATAATTATTCGACATTTGGTATACACAACAACAACTACGGTGGTGCCATTGGCGGCCCCGGTGGTGCTGTTAATGCCGGTAGAAATACATTTATGAGTAACGATGGTGCTTTAGGTGGTGCTATTGATATCTTCTCTGCACCGGGCATTACTGAGGGTGGAAACTTTGGGGTACTGTTTACTGTGGGCGTTGCAACAACCACAAACCCTGACCAATTCTACTCTACAGCAGCCTGCGGACATCAAATCCAAAACACTTATGCTAATAACCAGCTGGATAAATACAACGTTTGCGATAACTACAACTTGCAACAATGGATATCTCCGTTGGTTGCCGGTGGATATACAGTAGGTACTCCGGCACAACCGTTTACTACAGCCACACTAAATGAAGCCTTGAAAAACGGTGAAAACCAAGTGATAGGCGGTATTACTGCCTTTATGCTAAAAGGCGGTGAGGTTGCCAAACAAACGGCCGATGCGGTATTAGCTTCTGAAATGGAGAAAAACTTAGCCGCTTCGCTAATTGTGTACAATTTCATCACAATTTCGCAACCGGCACTGGCTGCAACTTATCTAAACTCAGCAGAATTAAGCTCAATTGATGCTGACCTAAGGTTTGTGTTGAACACCGAAATAATGTTGGCTACAGATGCCAAACTTGACGGTGGCCAAGTGGGAAGGCTTAAACAAATTGATGATAGTGAAGTACGCTACAGTTCTCTTGCCAGAGAGGTAGTACAAGCCATTAACGGCGATCACGATTATAAGTTTGCAAAAATGCCCGACCCTGAGTTTGCAACCGTTGATAATAAGTTGGACCGTAAAGCAAACAGCATGGTTGTTTATCCTGTTCCGGCTTCGCAACAAATTACGTTGAAACATAATGTAAGAAATGCTAACGTACAGGGCATTAAGATAGTTTCGGCTATCGGCACTGAAGTTACATCGTTTACATACACTACAAATGCAGGCGAAATAAGCATTGATATTTCAACGCTTTCTCCCGGTATTTATACCGTAATACTTGCTACTGATGATACTAATACTCCGTTTATGAACAGCCGCTTCATTAAGCAGTAATACACTCATCATCCTGCTTTGACAGTAAAAGCTGCCCTCAAAAGGGGCAGCTTTTTTTATACCCTATACTATCTTTTAGTATCAGCCGTTTGTTAAATTTGAATGACAATGATTTGAGTGATTAACAAACAGATATTATCAAAATGCTAGCCAATATTTTCAATACCCAACACGCTGTATTACAAACCATTAACAAGTTGGTATCTTTTTTGTATTTCAATGTAAATTGATGTAATCTTGCATACCTAAAATGATAAGGGTACTGGCAAAATATCTCATATCTTTTTTTATCCTATTGTTGTGCGGCAATAGTAATCCTGCTATTCCGTCACACCAAGACAGTGCGCAGTATTCTTCGGTAAATGATTACAGAACAGGCGAGTTTGTAAACCTTAACGAAGCCTTTCACAGCGCAACATTTTCAAAAAAACCTTATACACCAGGTACCAAAAGACTTCATCACGATTTAATCGCTCCGATTTTTGAAAATGAAGAAGAAGACAAACTAACCCACGCAAAAAAGTATTTAAACAGTAATAACTACTTTATTCCTCTTTTCTCTATCAACACTTCTCCCTATCACATCAACTTCACAAGTCAAGTCTCTTATCCCAATAATAATCTATCTGAACACACACACCGTCATATTGCATTCGGTGTATTCAGGATATGATGATGTTAATCCATAAGGCTCAAACTTCAAGCCTTTAACTCCACTATCTACGTTCATTTATAAGAGTACCTATTCGTCGTCGGTGTATCGCACCGAGTGATGACGCGTGTGTTTATGCTTCACACCTCTTAAAAAGCATTCCAACGAAATAACATCTTAAAAAATAAAATTTATGAGAAAAACTCTCATGTTTATGGGCTTGTGCGCATTGTTGTGCTATACAAGCTGCAAAACAAAAGACGAAGTAAAAGAAGAGGAAACTAAGTTTATTGTAACCAGTGTATTGAAAAAAGATACGCTTACTACCAGAGAGTACGTGTGCCAAATCCATGCTATTCAACACATTGAATTAAGAGCCCTTGAAAGAGGTTACCTGCAAAAAATTTATGTTGACGAAGGACAGTTTGTAAAAGAAGGGCAAATGATGTTTCAGATTATGCCCGCTCTTTACCAAGCTGAACAGCAAAAGGCGCAAGCCGAAGCCAACTTTGCTGAAATTGAATACCTGAATACCAAGGCATTGGCCGATAGTAATGTGGTATCTAAAAACGAATTGGCAATGGCAAAAGCCAAGTACGATGAGGCAAAAGCTAAACTATTGCTGGCAAGTGTGCATTTAGGATTTACTGAAATACGTGCTCCCTTTAGCGGTATTATGGACCGATTTCATGTGAGGCAGGGTAGCCTTTTAGAGGAGGGGGATTTGCTTACTATTCTTTCTGATAACAGTAAAATGTGGGTGTATTTTAATGTGCCCGAGGCCGAATATTTGGACTACAAAAGCCATTTGACAAAAGATAGTTTGTTTAAAGTGAACCTGTTGATGGCTAACCAACAAAAGTTTGAATTTACAGGGGTGGTTGAAACGATTGAAGCTGATTTTAATAACGAAACCGGAAATATTGCATTTAGGGCCACATTCCCCAACCCCAAAGCCCTGCTTAGGCATGGACAAACGGGCAATATATTAATGACTGCCCCCATGAGAAATGCCTTATTAATTCCTCAAAAAGCTACGTTCGAAATTCTTGAAAAACGCTACGTGTTTGTAGTAGATAAAGACAATGTGGTGAGGCAACGCGAAATAACCGTTAGTGCTGAAATGCCCGACATTTATGTGGTGAAAAGCGGTTTAAAAGAAAACGAAAGAATACTGCTGGAAGGCATACGGAAGGTAAAGGATAAAGATAAAATTACCTGCGAGTATGAAGAGCCAAACAAGGTGTTCCAACACTTGAAAGTATATGTTGAGTAGTGTAATGATAAAAGAAGAAGCAAATGTTTAATAAATTTATTCATAGGCCCGTACTAGCTATAGTAATATCACTTGTTATTATATTCCTAGGTACGCTGGCCATTGAAACGCTGCCTACATCACAATTTCCCGAAGTTGCACCCCCCGTAGTAATGGTGAGTGCATCCTACCCCGGTGCCAGTGCAAAATCGCTTACTGAATCAGTTATTATTCCCCTTGAGCAAGCCATCAACGGTGCTTGGGGTATGCGCTACATGGCCTCCGATGCCACCAGCGCGGGTGAAGCCAACATACAGGTGATTTTCAATCCCGGTACTGATATCAACCAAGCACTCGTGCAGGTATCCAACCGTGTGGAGCAGGTGAGAAACCGCCTCCCCGATTTAGTGCAGCGCGAAGGCGTGGTGATTACTCCTGTAATTCCCAGTATGCTTATGTATGTAAACCTTTACAGCAAGGATACCAGTGCCAACATGAAATTCCTGTTCAACTATGCAGGGGTAAACATGGTACCTGAACTGCAAAGGATAAACGGTATAGGCCAAGTAAGAATATTGGGTAGCCGCCAGTACGCAATGCGTGTATGGCTGAATCCCGACCGTATGCGTGCTTACAACATCTCTCCCGATGAGGTAATGGAAGCACTGGCCGACCAAAGTATTATCGGTAAGCCCGGTAGGATTGGCCGTGGCGACGGTAGCAGAGCCGAAGCCCTTGAGTATGTATTGGCTTACTCTGACCGTTTTAACGACCCTAAACAATATGAAAACGTTATTGTAAAAGCCAACCCCGAAGGTGAGATTTTAAGGCTAAAAGATATTGCCACGGTTAACTTAGGTAGTGAGTACTACGATATTTACTCCAACATGAACGGCCACCCCTCGGCTGCGATTGTATTAAAGCAAACATACGGTAGTAACGCCAGCGAGGTAATTAAAGAAGTAAAAGCCAAGTTAGAAGAGTTAAAAGGCTCATTTCCTCCGGGTATGGAATACGAGGTGAGTTACGACGTTTCTAACTTCTTGGATGCCTCTATTGAAAACGTAATCCATACCCTGCGCGATGCTTTTATCCTTGTGGCGTTGGTAGTATTTATTTTCTTGGGTGATTGGCGTTCTACCCTTATCCCAACCTTAGCCGTTCCTATATCACTGGTAGGAGCTTTCTTCTTTGTGCAGTTGTTTGGGCTAACCATTAACATGATTACCCTGTTTGCGCTTGTACTGGCCATTGGTATAGTGGTGGATGATGCTATTGTGGTGGTAGAGGCCGTCCATGCCAAAATGGAAGAAGAACCTCACCTCTCCCCTTACAATGCAGTAAAAAAAGTGCTCGGTGAAATTAGCGGTGCTGTTATCGCCATTACACTGCTAATGGTATCTGTGTTTGTTCCTGTATCCTTTATGACAGGCCCCGTGGGAACCTTTTACCGGCAATTTTCAATCACCATGGCCTCTTCTATCGTGCTCTCTGGTATTGTGGCCCTTACGGTAACCCCCGTGCTGTGTGCAATGATTTTGAGGAATACCCACGGAAAACCTAAAAAGAAAACTTGGCTTAACCGCGCACTTGACGGGTTTAACCGCGGCTTTGAAAAACTTACAGGCAAATACGTTTGGTTGCTGCGTTTAATTGCACACCGACGCATAGTTACCTTCGCGTTTTTTGCGCTGTTTGCATTAGGTATCTTCTTTATATCAAACAGCTTACCTACAGGGTTTATCCCAAGCGAAGACCAAGGGATGCTGTATGCCATTATACAAACCCCTCCGGGCTCAACCCTTGAACGAACCAACGACTTATCGAACAAGTTAGAAGAACACATCTTATCGGTTGAGGGAGTAAAATCGGTTTCGTCCATTGCAGGGTATGAAGTACTTACCGAAGGACGGGGCTCAAACGCGGGTACTTGTCTTATCAACCTAAAACCTTGGTCGGAGCGAAAACACACAGTGGTTGAAATTATTGAAGAACTGGAGGAAAAAGCCAAAGACATTCCCGGTGCGACCATTGAATTTTTTGACCCTCCGGCTGTACCCGGCTTTGGTGCTGCGGGCGGATTTGCTTTACAGTTGTTGGACAAAACCAACTCAGGCGACTACAAAGAGTTGGAAAAGGTTACCACTGATTTTATGAGCGAGTTGAAAAAACGTAAAGAGCTTACAGGCTTATTTACCTTTTTTATCGCCAATTATCCGCAATACGAAATTGAAATTGATAACCAACTGGCCATGCAAAAGGGTGTAACCATTGGCAATGCCATGAATACGCTCTCTATTTACGTGGGAAGTACCTACGAGTTGGGTTTCATCAAATACCAACGTTTCTTTAAAGTGTTTGTGCAGGCCGCTCCCGAATACCGTAGGCTGCCAACGGATGTAATGAACCTGTTTGTGAAGAACGATAAAGAAGAGATGGTGCCCTTTTCAGCCTTTATGAAAATAAAGAAAACACAAGGGCCTAACGAGATTAACCGATACAACATGTACAATACCGCCGGTATTAGAGGGGGGCCTGCCAATGGATTTAGTAGCGGTGAAGCCATAAAAGCCGTACAAGAAGTTGCCGCCCAAACCCTACCCCACGGATATGATATTGACTGGGCAGCATTGTCGTACGATGAAACAAGACGCGGAAACGAAGCCATTTACATTTTCATTATCGTGTTGGTGTTTGTGTACTTTGTACTGGCCGCACAATACGAGAGCTTTATTATCCCATTGGCCGTTGTTTTCTCATTACCTGCGGGTGTTTTCGGTTCATTCTTACTGATTAAAGGTTTAGGACTGGCCAATGACATTTACGCTCAAGTAGGGCTGGTAATGCTGGTTGGTTTGTTGGGTAAAAACGCGGTGCTTATTGTTGAGTTTGCCGTACAAAAACACCGGCAAGGAGCCTCCGTGCTCGAAGCTGCCATTGAAGGTGCTAAAGTACGTTTCCGTCCTATCCTTATGACCTCGTTTGCGTTTATCGCCGGCCTTATTCCGCTGGTGATTGCTCACGGTGCAGGTGCTATTGGTAACCGTACCATAGGGTCGTCAGCACTGGGTGGTATGCTTTTCGGTACCATCTTCGGGGTAATTATCGTGCCCGGTTTGTATTTCATTTTCGGCTCTCTTGCCTCAGGACGCAAACTGATAAAAGACGAGGAAGACGATTCGCTCACCGAAAACCTAACCCATTCATTAGACCATTTTCCGCAACCCGATAGTGAAGGCAATGACAATAAATAACATATATAAACCCTTGGGGATTATCTGTATTGCGCTGATATACGCAAGTTGTAATATCCCCACTATAGTTCAGAAAAAAGAGAATAAAACAGTGCCTGCCTCATACAACAGTGAGCAGGACACTGTTAACTCAGCAACGGTGAAATGGAAGGACTTTTTTACCGACCCTTACCTCATCGCCCTCATTGATACTGCAATAAAGAACAACCAAGAACTGAATATCACTTTGCAGGAAATTCAGGTATTGCAAAATGAAATACGGGCTAAACGAGGAGAATACCTACCCTTTGTTGGACTTGGCGGTGGTGCAGGTGCAGAGAAAACAGGCCGATACACCAGATTGGGAGCCATGGAAGCAACCACCGAAATTGAACCCGGAAAGGAAATGCCCGACCCTGTGCCCGATTTCATGGTAACTGCAATGGCCTCGTGGGAACTGGATATTTGGAACAAGCTGCACAATGCAAAAAAATCAGCGGTAACCAAATACCTATCGTCGGTAGAAGGAAGAAACTTCATGGTAACCTCGTTGGTGGCTGAAATTGCAAACTCATACTATGAGCTAATGGCATTGGATAACCAATTATCAATATTGCAAAGCAATATTCAGATACAGCAAGACGCTTTGGAAATTGTGAAACTGCAAAAAGATGCGGCCAAGGTTACCGAATTGGCAGTACGCAAATTTGAAGCCGAGGTATTTAAAAACCAAAGCCATCAGTTTTATATCCTACAAGCCATAAGGGAAACCGAAAACCGTATTAATTTTTTGGTAGGCCGATTCCCCCAGCCGGTGTTAAGGAACTCTCAATCGTTTAACGAATTAACTCCAACAATTGTTAAAGCCGGAATTCCATCACAGTTGTTGCAAAACCGACCTGATATTAAACAAGCTGAACTTGAACTGGTGGCTGCAAAGCTGGATATTAAAGTAGCAAAAGCCAACTTCTACCCTTCAGTAAGGCTTACTGCGGGTGTGGGGTTAAATGCCTTTAATCCGCAATATTTAGTAACCACACCGCAATCCCTTGCC
The sequence above is drawn from the Bacteroidota bacterium genome and encodes:
- a CDS encoding efflux RND transporter permease subunit, which codes for MFNKFIHRPVLAIVISLVIIFLGTLAIETLPTSQFPEVAPPVVMVSASYPGASAKSLTESVIIPLEQAINGAWGMRYMASDATSAGEANIQVIFNPGTDINQALVQVSNRVEQVRNRLPDLVQREGVVITPVIPSMLMYVNLYSKDTSANMKFLFNYAGVNMVPELQRINGIGQVRILGSRQYAMRVWLNPDRMRAYNISPDEVMEALADQSIIGKPGRIGRGDGSRAEALEYVLAYSDRFNDPKQYENVIVKANPEGEILRLKDIATVNLGSEYYDIYSNMNGHPSAAIVLKQTYGSNASEVIKEVKAKLEELKGSFPPGMEYEVSYDVSNFLDASIENVIHTLRDAFILVALVVFIFLGDWRSTLIPTLAVPISLVGAFFFVQLFGLTINMITLFALVLAIGIVVDDAIVVVEAVHAKMEEEPHLSPYNAVKKVLGEISGAVIAITLLMVSVFVPVSFMTGPVGTFYRQFSITMASSIVLSGIVALTVTPVLCAMILRNTHGKPKKKTWLNRALDGFNRGFEKLTGKYVWLLRLIAHRRIVTFAFFALFALGIFFISNSLPTGFIPSEDQGMLYAIIQTPPGSTLERTNDLSNKLEEHILSVEGVKSVSSIAGYEVLTEGRGSNAGTCLINLKPWSERKHTVVEIIEELEEKAKDIPGATIEFFDPPAVPGFGAAGGFALQLLDKTNSGDYKELEKVTTDFMSELKKRKELTGLFTFFIANYPQYEIEIDNQLAMQKGVTIGNAMNTLSIYVGSTYELGFIKYQRFFKVFVQAAPEYRRLPTDVMNLFVKNDKEEMVPFSAFMKIKKTQGPNEINRYNMYNTAGIRGGPANGFSSGEAIKAVQEVAAQTLPHGYDIDWAALSYDETRRGNEAIYIFIIVLVFVYFVLAAQYESFIIPLAVVFSLPAGVFGSFLLIKGLGLANDIYAQVGLVMLVGLLGKNAVLIVEFAVQKHRQGASVLEAAIEGAKVRFRPILMTSFAFIAGLIPLVIAHGAGAIGNRTIGSSALGGMLFGTIFGVIIVPGLYFIFGSLASGRKLIKDEEDDSLTENLTHSLDHFPQPDSEGNDNK
- a CDS encoding efflux RND transporter periplasmic adaptor subunit: MRKTLMFMGLCALLCYTSCKTKDEVKEEETKFIVTSVLKKDTLTTREYVCQIHAIQHIELRALERGYLQKIYVDEGQFVKEGQMMFQIMPALYQAEQQKAQAEANFAEIEYLNTKALADSNVVSKNELAMAKAKYDEAKAKLLLASVHLGFTEIRAPFSGIMDRFHVRQGSLLEEGDLLTILSDNSKMWVYFNVPEAEYLDYKSHLTKDSLFKVNLLMANQQKFEFTGVVETIEADFNNETGNIAFRATFPNPKALLRHGQTGNILMTAPMRNALLIPQKATFEILEKRYVFVVDKDNVVRQREITVSAEMPDIYVVKSGLKENERILLEGIRKVKDKDKITCEYEEPNKVFQHLKVYVE
- a CDS encoding TolC family protein, whose product is MTINNIYKPLGIICIALIYASCNIPTIVQKKENKTVPASYNSEQDTVNSATVKWKDFFTDPYLIALIDTAIKNNQELNITLQEIQVLQNEIRAKRGEYLPFVGLGGGAGAEKTGRYTRLGAMEATTEIEPGKEMPDPVPDFMVTAMASWELDIWNKLHNAKKSAVTKYLSSVEGRNFMVTSLVAEIANSYYELMALDNQLSILQSNIQIQQDALEIVKLQKDAAKVTELAVRKFEAEVFKNQSHQFYILQAIRETENRINFLVGRFPQPVLRNSQSFNELTPTIVKAGIPSQLLQNRPDIKQAELELVAAKLDIKVAKANFYPSVRLTAGVGLNAFNPQYLVTTPQSLAYSLAGDLVAPLINRNAIKASYSSANARQVQAAYNYEQTILKAYIEVVNQLSNINNLDTSYSLKALQVQALTQSINISTSLFKSARADYMEVLMTQRDALDSRFDLVETKMQQMKAMVNIYRALGGGWR